Below is a window of candidate division KSB1 bacterium DNA.
AGGCGATAGGTGCCTGGCTCTAAGAGCCACCGCAGGCGTCCGAAAAAGGGATCTGTCCTGCGCGGAGTTCCAGGGCCTTCCCCGAGCTCAAGGACCCGTACCTCTGCCGAAAGGGGCACGTGGGTTACGGCATCCATCACCCGCAGCCAGAGTCCGGAACCTAAGACACGGTCGAAGAGGAAATAGGAGGCCTTCGCT
It encodes the following:
- a CDS encoding carboxypeptidase-like regulatory domain-containing protein, yielding AKASYFLFDRVLGSGLWLRVMDAVTHVPLSAEVRVLELGEGPGTPRRTDPFFGRLRWLLEPGTYRLSITALNHAATTRVVQVQEGRPSEVLVELAPLSHAIPLGTQ